One genomic window of Solanum stenotomum isolate F172 chromosome 9, ASM1918654v1, whole genome shotgun sequence includes the following:
- the LOC125877303 gene encoding uncharacterized protein LOC125877303: protein MNAILESPVEALAFNYWSFDVANIVWTWVAAAVSFWKMKASSSTRLPTPPEPTLVTVALASSSSQVELMLLSKETTPASNNMTMLSDDAFSEGTKGKLTVYFNVSDDDDDDDEEGEDDHNGVEWFENNWEKLRKGEMGWYCYQDMKVINGNIVRLWDGQTELSTKNC, encoded by the coding sequence ATGAATGCAATACTCGAATCTCCAGTTGAAGCTCTTGCTTTCAATTACTGGAGCTTCGATGTCGCCAACATTGTTTGGACATGGGTTGCTGCTGCGGTTAGTTTCTGGAAGATGAAAGCATCTTCTTCAACGCGGTTGCCCACACCTCCAGAGCCAACGTTGGTAACAGTAGCATTAGCTTCATCTTCATCGCAGGTAGAATTAATGCTACTATCAAAAGAGACAACGCCAGCTAGTAATAATATGACAATGTTGTCCGATGATGCTTTTTCGGAAGGAACAAAAGGGAAACTGACGGTGTATTTTAACGTCAgcgatgatgatgatgatgatgatgaggaagGAGAAGACGACCACAACGGCGTAGAGTGGTTTGAGAATAATTGggagaaattgagaaaaggGGAAATGGGATGGTATTGTTACCAGGATATGAAGGTAATTAACGGCAACATAGTTAGATTGTGGGACGGACAGACGGAATTAAGCACAAAAAACTGTTAG